The Actinomycetota bacterium region AGATCGGAATGCGTGAGCTCCCGGGTGACGCTACGCCGCAGTGTGTCGGCCTCTTTCTCGAGGTTCGACAGCACCTCGACGTGATGCTCGAGCGCTTCCCGGTCCCCCTGCTGCCAGGCCTCGGTGGCGCTCTTTAATGCATGCACTGCCAGATGCACCTTCTGGCTGTGGGCTATCAACAGGCTATGGACTTTATCCCTCATGTCAACCTCTTCGATCGTGGCCGCCGGTTTCCTTCGACTTGACCGGCTTCACATTGCGACAACCATCATTTCCTCCGGACGCGGTTGAATGTCTGAGTATTTCCCGGCGGTAGCGAGAATAAAACCAGGGCGCCGGGCGGGGACGGTTTCATCGCCGGCACAAGCGGCCGCAAAGCCAACAGGGCAAAGGAAAGGCCCCGGGTCGGGGCCCGGGGCCAAATCCTCCTGGCAGAAGATTCACTCTGCCATGAAATGAAACTAAGTCGGCGGCGGCGCCCCCCTGCTTCCAGCGATTCCGCGTTCCAGCTGCGCTGCCAACTGCCGATATCCTCTGTTCTTCGTTCAGCGCTGCCGCCTATACTAGTTATCGGCCCCGATCGAGGATGTTTAAAATTTGCGGCGAATTCCCTTAGTAAGCTAGACTCAGTTGTCATGCCAGCCCCCTCAACGCAGTGGAAACCGGACGCCATGAAGATTACACCCATACCTGCAGGCACCAGGGATGTTTTGCCCGCGGAAGCGGCGGAAATCCGCTATCTCGAGTCCGCCATCCGCGCGGTCTTTGAAAGTTACGGCTACGGCGAGGTGATCACACCGACGCTGGAGCTCGAGAGCGCCCTGGAGAAGGCTGGGGAGAAACGCTTCCTCAGGTCTTTCCGCCTGTTCGATGAGCTGGGCGAAGTCATGGTGATGAGGCCGGAGATGACGACGCCGATAGCGCGGCTGGTAGCGACGCGCATGGCCGATCGCGAGCCTCCTTTCCGCCTCTGTTATTTCGCCAATTCTTTCCGGCCGACGACCCCGCAACGAGGGCGGCAGTCGGAATTCTTTCAGGCGGGCCTGGAGCTCCTGGGCGGGGACGATGCTTCCGTCGATGCTGAAGTGCTGGCGGTGCTCTGCGGTTCGCTCGAGGCCTGCGGTCTCGATGATTTTTCAATCGCCCTGGGAGAGTCGTCTTTCCTGCGCGCCTTGCTGGAATCTCTCGGAGTGGGCGGCCGGGCCAGTGAAGCGATCTTCGAGGCTCTGGTGGCCCGCGATCTGGTCAGGCTCTCCGCCGGGGTCGTCGCCCTCGATATCTCAGCCGGGGACCGGCAGGCAATCCTGGACGTGACCTCCCTGCGCGGTGGTTCCGAGGTGCTGGCCCGGGCCAAGGACATGGTCCGCAGCCCGGAGATGGAGGAATCGCTCAAACGGTTGGCCAAAACGTACTATTTAGTGACCCGTCACGGTTTTTCCGGCCGCATACTTTTCGACCTTGGCATCTTCCGCAATTTTGACTATTACACCGGCATCGTTTTCGAGGTGCTAAGCGGCGGCCTGGGATTTCCGATTGGTGGAGGCGGCCGTTACGACGGCCTGCTGGCCAGGTTCGGACGGCCGATGCCGGCGGTTGGTTTCGCCGTCGGGCTCGACCGGCTGCATATAGCGGTCTCAGGACAGGGTGGGGTCCCGGCGCCTGCGGCGGGCGGTGTCGTGCTCGTCGGCGGCTTCGACCAGACCCTCGATCTTGCCGGGGAGCTGAGGTCGGCGGGGGTCACCGTTGCTGTCACCGCTGCCGGCGTCGATGCCGCTGAGGCCATGCGGCTTGCTGCCGGCGCCGACATGCGCTGGGCCGTGATCCCGGTCTCGGAAGGCGAGAGCTTCCTTCTGCAAGAGGTTGGCGGTAAAGCAGCCGAAGCCGAAGCCGGTGTCAGTGCCGCCGAGGCCGAGATCCTCTCGCGCGAAGAGCTGGTCAAACGGTTGGCGGGTTAGCCATGGAGAGCTCGCCCTTACATCCCGGAATCCTGAAGCTGGCGGTGCCGCGTGGCAGCCTTTTTGCCGGCAGC contains the following coding sequences:
- the hisZ gene encoding ATP phosphoribosyltransferase regulatory subunit, with translation MKITPIPAGTRDVLPAEAAEIRYLESAIRAVFESYGYGEVITPTLELESALEKAGEKRFLRSFRLFDELGEVMVMRPEMTTPIARLVATRMADREPPFRLCYFANSFRPTTPQRGRQSEFFQAGLELLGGDDASVDAEVLAVLCGSLEACGLDDFSIALGESSFLRALLESLGVGGRASEAIFEALVARDLVRLSAGVVALDISAGDRQAILDVTSLRGGSEVLARAKDMVRSPEMEESLKRLAKTYYLVTRHGFSGRILFDLGIFRNFDYYTGIVFEVLSGGLGFPIGGGGRYDGLLARFGRPMPAVGFAVGLDRLHIAVSGQGGVPAPAAGGVVLVGGFDQTLDLAGELRSAGVTVAVTAAGVDAAEAMRLAAGADMRWAVIPVSEGESFLLQEVGGKAAEAEAGVSAAEAEILSREELVKRLAG